Proteins encoded in a region of the Bacillota bacterium genome:
- a CDS encoding M23 family metallopeptidase: MLIILKRKSAILSIAAFIVFASIIVIAAIVPHQSFICTAGEEEGQQEKYIKWVDFSIPYAAMEKAMNLDIKSYGSDHHYYWIEILSYLAAKYYGHYSKYKAKDMDALVQKLKDGQTITSLTTGMKLYSYYYEAYTSVLGGYLGEYEIEVPKKDNPSEKELVKKYGLKVFSPIAKGYSFGHYDDFGDSRSYGYKRVHLGHDLVTGVGTPVVAVETGYVEALGWNQYGGWRIGIRSFDGKRYYYYAHLRKDHPYQKDLAVGDLVKAGDVIGYVGMTGYSTKENVNNIKTPHLHFGIQLIFNEVQKDGTNQIWVDCYNIVKLLQKSRSAVVKNSETKEFTRAYDITLPELD; this comes from the coding sequence TTGCTGATAATTCTTAAACGTAAATCCGCTATTTTAAGTATTGCGGCTTTTATAGTTTTTGCAAGTATCATTGTCATTGCTGCTATTGTACCTCATCAGAGTTTTATCTGCACAGCAGGTGAGGAAGAGGGACAGCAGGAAAAATACATAAAATGGGTGGATTTCTCGATTCCGTACGCCGCAATGGAGAAAGCGATGAATCTCGATATAAAATCGTATGGGTCGGATCATCATTACTATTGGATAGAAATTCTTTCTTATCTTGCGGCAAAGTATTATGGACATTATTCAAAATACAAAGCTAAAGATATGGATGCTCTTGTTCAAAAACTTAAGGATGGACAGACGATTACCTCCTTGACTACGGGAATGAAATTATATTCCTACTATTATGAAGCGTATACTTCTGTCCTCGGCGGGTATCTTGGAGAATATGAAATAGAAGTTCCTAAAAAGGATAATCCCAGTGAAAAGGAATTAGTAAAAAAATACGGGCTTAAAGTGTTTTCTCCCATTGCGAAAGGATATTCGTTTGGACACTATGATGATTTCGGAGATTCCCGGAGCTATGGTTATAAACGTGTGCACTTAGGACACGACCTTGTAACAGGAGTAGGAACGCCGGTAGTTGCAGTTGAAACAGGATATGTTGAAGCGCTCGGGTGGAATCAATATGGCGGATGGCGGATTGGAATCAGAAGTTTTGATGGAAAGAGATATTACTACTATGCACATTTAAGAAAGGATCATCCGTATCAAAAAGATCTTGCAGTCGGTGATCTTGTCAAAGCCGGCGATGTTATCGGCTACGTAGGTATGACAGGATACAGTACTAAGGAAAACGTTAATAATATAAAAACTCCGCATTTGCACTTCGGAATCCAGCTGATTTTCAACGAGGTGCAAAAAGATGGAACTAACCAAATATGGGTTGATTGCTATAACATTGTTAAATTACTGCAAAAAAGCAGGAGCGCTGTTGTAAAAAACAGTGAGACAAAAGAATTTACAAGGGCATATGATATTACGCTGCCAGAGCTTGACTGA
- a CDS encoding S-layer homology domain-containing protein: protein MSNLRKALALVLVFALIISMPAFVSAANFADVPVGSTHAEAINLLKTLGIVGGQPDGSFHPEASVTRAEFAKILYGIFNGNSNASVYVGPSAFDDVSTDSWYVGYVNWASDLGIIDGKGNNKFAPDDKVTYYEATKMYIVALTNKINLSWPFGFVNVAKRTNINLFLDINISDMNSAANRADICQMGMQSIFATDCARFYTYNMDGTVATKSTAAKDIFEIKPLYTQLLGSSNDPLEQAVTSSGKVVFPQSIADAANGVSGVVADQLTYKGNVAGLAKHNVVVWYKDIDDNYLLDTTDTIVYIADGVNKTVTFKSSDATIDQTTGQLYAMIDGVKTLMKREDVSTSTNPLPYVYYNGKGYGSTGARIVLTPDVFASFFGKKDNFTVTLLSTGLTDSGLNTGVWTYAFVDQPVNGLKIIALDAANGLVTLDKLGTLSTKTGATKATIYDNAAVGDYVNATLTTDYTNTINGMKQGSTYHLKKADVLSHQILQTSSTVKGVTYYTIGGKQCAINDRSYADGLTGLGTVGELCNAYLDSAGNVVAYESLNTEVSTDLGNFILITDVSVSKSMLGPVATVQGVLDDGTTVSYKLAPEGQYLDPDGTNIWFDPVKGFFDGNVYSEVDPTDFVYDNTKMLGNVFRYELDVTDPTYISKLESVSRIQSNVGLRENDEFVPASDITSFDYDATNKTFSFATKSDSTLKIRGFLSDDAVIYQYDDITDPANPTIRVIKPEDLQSISSDGAVGGTLFGGNNGGIYIDRTTLTPAIAFVTIGKLGTAAFKEGTSSIAAVLSVSEVAGSARGYMAIEASMMVDGKVNTYKTTEFSTASKASNSFTTALVAGQFAQVDFDGAGAIDAAVKAYSPSASGWATGYIKSLPKKEGGYYGINKAQYADEKTPNIINPGLIDLNEMNGEDDDYYKLADDVKVYTISDYAVPDTGANFRTDFYEDTLDVGSVGDLCSSSQYSNYVVDYHYTVLADNTLEIDTIFVYTEPVEKAEFNSTVTNAG from the coding sequence ATGAGCAACCTGAGAAAAGCTTTAGCTCTTGTACTTGTGTTTGCGTTGATTATTTCAATGCCTGCATTTGTTTCAGCAGCTAATTTTGCCGATGTGCCGGTCGGTTCTACCCATGCTGAGGCAATCAATTTGCTTAAGACACTGGGCATTGTTGGGGGACAGCCGGATGGGAGCTTCCATCCTGAAGCGTCCGTAACACGTGCTGAATTTGCAAAAATTTTGTACGGAATATTTAATGGAAATTCCAATGCATCAGTATATGTAGGACCATCTGCTTTTGACGATGTGAGTACAGATTCATGGTACGTTGGTTATGTAAACTGGGCTTCAGACTTAGGTATTATTGACGGTAAGGGTAATAACAAGTTTGCGCCGGATGACAAAGTAACTTACTACGAAGCTACTAAAATGTACATAGTTGCACTTACCAACAAGATTAACCTTTCTTGGCCATTTGGTTTCGTTAATGTAGCTAAAAGAACTAATATAAATCTTTTCTTAGATATTAATATTAGCGATATGAATTCAGCGGCAAACAGGGCAGATATTTGCCAGATGGGCATGCAGTCCATATTTGCAACAGACTGTGCTAGATTCTATACATATAATATGGATGGTACTGTTGCCACAAAGAGTACTGCTGCTAAGGATATATTTGAAATAAAGCCTCTTTATACTCAGCTTCTCGGCTCGTCAAACGATCCTTTAGAGCAGGCCGTCACCTCGAGCGGAAAGGTAGTTTTCCCGCAGTCTATCGCAGATGCTGCTAATGGAGTGTCCGGTGTCGTTGCTGATCAGTTGACATACAAAGGCAATGTAGCTGGTCTTGCTAAACATAACGTTGTTGTTTGGTATAAGGATATCGATGATAACTACCTACTTGATACTACTGATACGATTGTTTATATTGCCGATGGTGTTAATAAAACAGTAACATTTAAGTCGAGCGATGCAACAATAGACCAGACAACAGGTCAATTGTATGCAATGATTGACGGCGTAAAAACACTTATGAAACGTGAAGATGTGTCTACATCTACAAATCCTCTTCCCTATGTGTATTACAATGGCAAGGGTTATGGCAGCACAGGAGCACGTATTGTTCTGACTCCTGATGTATTTGCCTCATTCTTCGGCAAAAAGGATAACTTCACAGTAACGCTTTTATCTACAGGCTTAACAGATAGCGGATTAAATACAGGAGTTTGGACCTACGCATTTGTAGATCAGCCTGTAAATGGGCTAAAGATTATAGCGCTTGATGCCGCTAACGGTCTAGTAACTCTTGATAAGCTTGGAACTCTTAGCACAAAAACTGGTGCAACTAAGGCTACAATATACGATAATGCCGCTGTTGGCGATTATGTAAATGCAACACTTACGACCGATTATACTAATACTATAAACGGAATGAAACAAGGTTCGACATATCACCTTAAAAAAGCGGACGTACTTAGCCATCAGATACTTCAGACATCTTCTACTGTTAAGGGAGTTACCTATTATACAATAGGCGGAAAGCAGTGTGCGATAAATGATCGTTCATATGCTGACGGACTAACTGGGCTTGGAACTGTAGGTGAACTTTGCAATGCATATTTAGATTCTGCAGGGAATGTAGTTGCATATGAAAGTTTGAATACTGAAGTTTCAACTGATCTTGGTAACTTTATTTTAATTACTGATGTATCAGTATCTAAATCTATGCTTGGACCGGTTGCAACAGTTCAGGGCGTTTTGGACGACGGAACAACAGTATCATATAAGTTAGCGCCGGAAGGACAGTATCTTGATCCTGATGGTACGAATATCTGGTTTGATCCTGTAAAGGGATTTTTCGATGGTAATGTTTATTCGGAAGTTGATCCTACAGATTTTGTATATGATAATACGAAAATGCTTGGGAATGTGTTCCGTTATGAACTTGATGTAACTGATCCGACTTATATATCAAAGCTTGAATCTGTATCAAGGATTCAAAGTAATGTTGGTTTAAGAGAAAATGACGAATTTGTTCCTGCTTCTGATATCACGAGTTTTGATTATGATGCAACGAATAAAACCTTCTCATTCGCCACAAAAAGTGATTCGACTCTAAAGATAAGAGGATTCTTAAGTGATGACGCTGTTATATATCAGTATGATGACATTACAGATCCCGCAAATCCAACTATACGTGTAATTAAGCCTGAGGATTTGCAATCAATAAGTTCTGACGGTGCTGTCGGTGGAACACTATTTGGTGGAAATAATGGTGGTATCTATATTGACAGAACAACGTTAACTCCAGCAATAGCATTCGTAACCATTGGAAAACTTGGTACCGCAGCATTTAAAGAGGGTACATCTTCAATAGCAGCAGTTCTTTCAGTATCTGAGGTAGCAGGATCTGCAAGAGGGTATATGGCCATCGAGGCTTCCATGATGGTTGACGGGAAAGTAAATACTTATAAAACAACAGAATTTTCAACAGCTTCAAAAGCTAGTAATTCATTTACAACAGCTTTAGTTGCTGGGCAGTTTGCGCAGGTTGATTTTGATGGAGCAGGTGCAATAGATGCTGCTGTTAAAGCATATTCACCATCAGCTTCTGGATGGGCAACTGGATATATTAAGTCACTTCCTAAAAAAGAAGGCGGCTATTATGGCATAAATAAAGCGCAGTATGCAGATGAAAAAACGCCGAATATTATTAATCCTGGATTAATTGATCTGAATGAAATGAACGGCGAAGACGATGATTACTATAAGCTTGCTGACGATGTAAAAGTATATACAATATCTGATTATGCAGTTCCTGATACAGGCGCTAATTTCAGAACAGATTTCTATGAGGATACACTTGATGTTGGCTCCGTTGGTGATCTGTGCAGCTCATCTCAGTATTCTAACTATGTTGTAGATTATCATTACACTGTGCTTGCTGATAATACACTTGAGATCGATACAATATTTGTGTATACTGAACCCGTAGAAAAGGCTGAGTTCAATTCTACTGTCACTAACGCAGGTTAA
- a CDS encoding alpha/beta fold hydrolase, translated as MKKTTKIILSLLLVLLIVIASGTYYAGDYFYNYALKPDSQNLSYYTPVSSPACLRVKVKSFDGLSLSALSYEQNKATDIWVICVHGFKSEAKNMLNYIHGFYNMGYNVLAPDLRGHGGSEGKFIGMGWYDRLDVITWTNSIIQNNPNAKIILFGVSMGGATVMMASGEKLPENVRAIVEDCGYTSVSDIFSYQLKETFNLPKFPVFYAADLVTKIRTGYSFEKASAVKQLKKSITPTLFIHGDADIYVPFGMLQKVYDAASCEKEMYVVHGAGHAEAAKVGGTDYWKHVNAFISKHI; from the coding sequence ATGAAAAAGACGACTAAAATAATTTTAAGTTTATTACTGGTGTTATTAATAGTCATTGCTTCTGGAACTTATTATGCCGGGGATTATTTCTACAATTATGCGTTAAAACCTGACAGCCAGAATTTATCATACTATACTCCGGTTAGCAGCCCGGCTTGTTTGAGAGTAAAGGTAAAATCTTTTGACGGGCTGTCGCTTTCTGCCTTGAGCTATGAACAAAATAAGGCTACGGATATTTGGGTGATTTGTGTTCATGGATTTAAAAGTGAAGCAAAAAATATGCTGAATTATATCCACGGGTTTTATAATATGGGGTATAATGTTTTAGCTCCGGATCTTCGCGGGCACGGAGGAAGCGAAGGAAAGTTTATAGGGATGGGCTGGTATGACAGACTGGATGTAATAACATGGACTAACAGTATTATACAAAACAACCCGAACGCAAAAATAATATTATTTGGTGTTTCAATGGGCGGCGCTACTGTAATGATGGCTTCGGGAGAAAAACTGCCGGAAAACGTCAGAGCTATTGTTGAAGATTGCGGTTATACGTCGGTATCCGACATTTTTTCCTACCAGCTTAAAGAAACTTTTAATCTTCCAAAATTTCCGGTTTTTTATGCAGCAGATTTAGTCACTAAAATAAGGACCGGTTATTCTTTTGAAAAGGCCTCTGCAGTTAAACAGCTAAAAAAAAGCATTACACCAACCTTATTCATACACGGCGACGCTGATATTTATGTTCCTTTCGGTATGCTGCAGAAGGTATATGACGCAGCCTCTTGTGAAAAAGAGATGTATGTCGTTCATGGCGCAGGTCACGCCGAAGCAGCAAAAGTTGGCGGAACTGATTACTGGAAGCACGTAAATGCTTTTATAAGTAAACATATATAA
- a CDS encoding anaerobic ribonucleoside triphosphate reductase, translated as MVQTIIKRDGRTVPFDISKIADAIFKAAQANGGRDYDTAKELAQQVLEYLDQNLKENNPTVEQIQDVVEKVLVENGHARTAKEFILYRADRTRIRNMNTKLMKTYEDLTFKDASENDVKRENANIDGDTAMGTMLKYGSEGAKQFYEMFILDPKYSKAHAEGDIHIHDMDFYTLTTTCCQIDLDALFTNGFSTGHGFLREPNDIASYSALACIAIQSNQNDQHGGQSIPNFDYAMAKGVKKTYARLFRKNFVKSIELLSDFSNSEEKVDAILDELAGSNLFPELENNEKFNEELYNKICALLNNEELSKKTLSFILDNTYSETDRAVYQAMEALIHNLNTMHSRAGAQIPFSSINYGMDTSPEGRMLVKNLLLATEKGLGSGETAIFPIQIFKVKEGINFNEGEPNYDLFKLSCRVSAKRLFPNYSFIDAPYNLKYYKEGHPETEVAYMGCRTRVIGNVYDKAREIVNGRGNLSFTSVNLPRIAIKSHGNVEWFFEELDRKIDLIIGQLNERFKIQCQKKVKNFPFLMGQGIWLDSEKLGPEDTIEEVLKHGTLSLGFIGLAECLKALIGSHHGESKEAQNLGLEIVGYMRKRLDDESKKTGLNYTLLATPAEGLSGRFVRIDRQKFGSIEGVTDRDYYTNSFHIPVYYEISAFEKIRLEAPYHALTNAGHITYIELDGNPSQNLDAFEQVVRYMKECGVGYGSINHPVDRDPVCGYNGIIGDTCPKCGRTDETGPHFERIRRITGYLVGTLDRFNDAKRAEEHDRVKHSLSRI; from the coding sequence ATGGTTCAAACAATCATTAAACGAGATGGAAGGACTGTGCCCTTTGACATATCAAAAATTGCCGATGCTATTTTTAAAGCTGCGCAGGCAAATGGGGGCCGTGATTATGATACTGCGAAAGAACTGGCACAACAAGTTCTTGAATATTTAGATCAAAACTTAAAAGAAAATAATCCTACGGTGGAACAGATACAAGATGTAGTTGAAAAAGTGCTGGTTGAAAATGGACATGCTCGTACTGCAAAAGAATTCATCCTCTATAGAGCAGATCGTACAAGAATCAGAAACATGAACACAAAGCTGATGAAAACATACGAGGATCTAACTTTTAAAGATGCATCCGAAAACGATGTAAAGAGGGAAAATGCGAATATAGATGGCGATACAGCCATGGGAACAATGCTGAAATACGGATCAGAGGGTGCAAAACAGTTTTATGAGATGTTTATTCTTGATCCGAAATATTCAAAGGCGCATGCAGAAGGTGATATACATATACATGATATGGATTTCTATACTCTGACAACAACTTGCTGCCAAATAGACTTAGACGCCCTATTTACTAATGGATTTTCGACAGGTCACGGCTTTTTGAGAGAGCCTAATGATATTGCAAGCTACTCTGCGCTCGCCTGTATTGCAATTCAGTCAAACCAGAATGACCAACATGGCGGTCAAAGCATTCCAAACTTTGATTATGCTATGGCTAAGGGTGTCAAAAAAACTTACGCCAGATTATTTAGAAAGAATTTTGTTAAGTCGATCGAGCTTTTATCCGATTTTTCAAATTCTGAAGAAAAAGTCGATGCAATTTTGGATGAGCTTGCCGGTTCAAACCTATTTCCAGAACTAGAAAACAACGAAAAGTTTAATGAAGAACTTTATAATAAGATATGCGCTTTATTAAATAATGAAGAATTATCGAAAAAAACATTGTCATTTATTCTTGATAATACCTATAGTGAAACTGACCGCGCAGTATATCAGGCAATGGAGGCTTTGATTCATAATCTTAATACAATGCACTCAAGAGCTGGCGCTCAGATCCCATTCAGTTCAATAAACTATGGTATGGATACTTCTCCTGAAGGAAGGATGCTGGTAAAGAATCTGCTTCTTGCAACTGAAAAAGGGCTGGGCAGCGGCGAAACCGCTATATTCCCAATCCAAATTTTTAAAGTCAAAGAGGGCATTAATTTTAATGAGGGCGAACCCAATTATGATCTGTTTAAATTATCCTGCCGTGTATCTGCAAAGCGCTTATTCCCAAATTACTCCTTCATCGACGCGCCATATAATTTAAAATATTATAAAGAGGGGCATCCTGAAACAGAAGTCGCTTATATGGGCTGCCGTACAAGAGTGATAGGCAATGTTTATGATAAGGCTCGTGAAATCGTAAACGGCAGAGGAAATTTGAGTTTTACTTCTGTAAATCTGCCTCGCATCGCAATAAAATCCCATGGTAATGTAGAGTGGTTCTTTGAAGAGCTTGATAGGAAGATAGATCTTATAATTGGACAGCTTAATGAAAGATTTAAAATTCAGTGTCAAAAGAAAGTCAAGAATTTTCCGTTCTTGATGGGACAAGGTATTTGGCTGGATTCAGAAAAATTGGGGCCGGAGGATACTATCGAAGAAGTTTTAAAACATGGCACTCTTTCGCTTGGCTTTATCGGTCTTGCGGAATGTCTGAAAGCTTTAATCGGGTCACACCACGGCGAATCTAAGGAAGCACAGAACCTTGGACTTGAAATAGTCGGCTATATGCGCAAACGCCTAGATGACGAATCAAAAAAGACCGGGTTAAATTATACGCTGTTGGCAACTCCTGCCGAGGGGCTTTCCGGCCGTTTTGTCAGGATTGATCGTCAAAAATTCGGATCTATTGAAGGCGTGACAGATCGCGACTATTATACGAACTCTTTTCATATACCCGTCTATTATGAAATCAGCGCTTTTGAAAAGATCAGATTAGAGGCTCCGTATCATGCACTCACTAATGCAGGGCATATAACATATATTGAGCTAGACGGAAACCCCTCTCAGAACCTGGACGCTTTTGAACAGGTCGTTCGATATATGAAGGAATGCGGGGTCGGTTATGGATCTATTAACCATCCGGTCGACCGTGACCCCGTCTGCGGTTATAACGGAATTATCGGGGATACATGCCCCAAGTGCGGAAGAACCGATGAAACAGGTCCTCATTTCGAGCGCATTCGCCGTATAACCGGCTACCTTGTGGGTACACTTGATAGATTTAATGATGCCAAACGTGCTGAAGAGCATGACAGGGTAAAACATTCTCTGTCAAGGATATAA
- the nrdG gene encoding anaerobic ribonucleoside-triphosphate reductase activating protein: MDGSLRLAGIIPESIVDGPGIRMTIFTQGCPHHCPGCHNPQTHDFNGGKDVSFDYICDILNKDTLISGVTFSGGEPFCQAKELARLVDIIKPRVKNIITYSGYTYEQITESDNPDFMELLKRCDFLIDGRYEQDKRSLMLNFRGSTNQRIIDIKQSLLEGHAIITEL; encoded by the coding sequence ATGGATGGATCTTTACGGCTCGCAGGAATCATCCCTGAATCTATCGTAGATGGTCCTGGGATAAGGATGACGATATTCACCCAAGGCTGCCCTCACCATTGCCCAGGATGCCACAACCCGCAGACACATGACTTTAATGGTGGCAAGGATGTTTCATTTGACTACATATGCGATATATTAAATAAGGATACTTTAATCTCCGGCGTCACATTCAGCGGCGGAGAGCCATTCTGTCAGGCAAAGGAACTTGCACGACTAGTAGATATAATAAAGCCTAGAGTGAAAAACATTATAACGTACAGTGGATATACTTATGAGCAGATTACAGAATCAGATAATCCGGATTTTATGGAACTTTTAAAAAGATGTGACTTTCTGATTGACGGAAGATATGAGCAGGACAAGCGCAGCCTGATGCTGAATTTTCGAGGAAGCACTAACCAGCGCATTATCGATATAAAACAATCCCTTTTAGAAGGTCATGCAATAATAACAGAATTATAA